One window from the genome of Candidatus Thermoplasmatota archaeon encodes:
- a CDS encoding DUF99 family protein, with the protein MKLQLRTIGIDDAPFKFRDKEVVVIGAVLRGKNYIEGVLRTSVKVDGSDATSKLTKVITKSRFRKQIKAIFLDGIALGGFNIIDIKKLYKATKVPVITVTRDKPDLEKIEYALRKHFKDWEARLKTIKAINLVEITTKHNPIYIGFLGITLEEAEKLIAQTTIRGALPEPVRVAHLIACGVVRGESYGRA; encoded by the coding sequence ATGAAATTACAACTTAGAACTATAGGGATAGACGATGCGCCCTTTAAATTTAGAGATAAAGAGGTTGTTGTTATAGGGGCAGTGCTGAGAGGTAAAAATTATATTGAAGGAGTATTAAGAACCAGCGTTAAAGTAGATGGTAGCGATGCAACTAGTAAATTAACAAAGGTAATAACAAAATCAAGATTTAGGAAGCAGATAAAAGCAATATTTTTGGACGGTATAGCGCTAGGAGGCTTCAATATAATAGATATAAAAAAGCTATACAAAGCTACGAAAGTGCCTGTAATTACAGTAACTCGCGACAAGCCTGATTTGGAAAAAATAGAGTATGCACTTAGAAAACATTTCAAAGACTGGGAAGCAAGATTGAAAACAATCAAAGCCATAAATCTTGTAGAAATAACTACCAAGCACAACCCAATTTATATAGGGTTTTTAGGTATAACTCTAGAAGAGGCTGAAAAACTAATAGCGCAGACTACAATTAGAGGCGCTTTACCAGAGCCTGTAAGAGTAGCACATTTGATAGCTTGCGGAGTAGTTAGAGGGGAGTCGTACGGAAGAGCTTGA
- the meaB gene encoding methylmalonyl Co-A mutase-associated GTPase MeaB translates to MEIADKILAGDRKAIAELITLVENNSPKAIKYLASIYPYTGKAWVIGITGPPGCGKSTLIAQLTKEYRKQGKKVGVIAIDPSSPFSGGAFLGDRVRMQEHSGDRDVFIRSMGSRGSLGGVARATSEVTKILDASGKDIVLVETLGVGQADVEIAKTALTVVVVTMPGTGDEIQAIKAGIIEIGDIFVVNKADLPGAEQVVANLEMMLAREGGWKPLVIKANALQNLGIPELVNAIQKHLEYLKESNQLAAKLKEKTRIEFMEIVKQNLTNYILEKVIAKHDFEEFVERILKRQIDPYSAAAKLIEKL, encoded by the coding sequence ATGGAAATAGCTGACAAAATTTTAGCTGGCGATAGAAAAGCTATTGCAGAACTTATAACTCTCGTTGAAAACAACTCTCCCAAAGCTATTAAATATCTGGCTTCGATTTATCCTTATACAGGTAAGGCTTGGGTGATAGGTATTACAGGTCCGCCAGGCTGCGGTAAAAGCACGCTAATTGCACAGCTTACTAAAGAATATAGAAAGCAGGGAAAGAAAGTAGGTGTGATCGCAATAGATCCTTCAAGCCCTTTTAGCGGAGGCGCTTTTCTAGGCGATAGAGTAAGAATGCAAGAGCATTCCGGCGATAGAGATGTATTTATCAGGAGCATGGGCTCTAGAGGCTCTTTAGGAGGTGTAGCAAGAGCTACCAGCGAAGTTACTAAAATATTAGATGCCTCTGGAAAAGATATCGTTCTTGTAGAGACTTTAGGTGTAGGTCAAGCTGATGTAGAAATAGCCAAAACTGCACTGACAGTTGTAGTTGTTACTATGCCTGGAACAGGCGATGAAATTCAAGCTATTAAAGCAGGCATTATAGAGATAGGCGATATTTTCGTGGTTAATAAAGCTGATTTGCCTGGCGCTGAGCAAGTAGTTGCTAATTTAGAAATGATGCTAGCGCGTGAAGGCGGATGGAAACCTTTAGTTATCAAAGCAAACGCATTACAAAATTTAGGAATTCCAGAACTTGTAAATGCTATTCAGAAACATCTAGAATATTTAAAGGAGAGCAACCAACTGGCAGCGAAGCTAAAAGAAAAAACGAGAATTGAGTTCATGGAAATTGTAAAGCAAAACTTAACAAATTATATTTTAGAGAAAGTGATAGCCAAGCATGACTTTGAAGAGTTTGTAGAGAGAATATTGAAGCGTCAAATAGACCCTTACTCAGCAGCAGCTAAGTTAATTGAAAAGCTATGA
- a CDS encoding cobalamin B12-binding domain-containing protein translates to MVEEGKKIRVLIAKLGLNGHDRGAKVVARALRDAGMEVIYTGLHQTPEQVVESALQEDVDVIGLSLLSGAHLTLFTKVMELLKKESLENIIVLAGGIIPEEDVTKLKEIGIAEIFGPGTDTKDIVEFIKKKLKKWK, encoded by the coding sequence ATGGTAGAGGAAGGAAAGAAAATTCGTGTCCTTATTGCAAAATTAGGTCTTAACGGGCATGATAGAGGTGCTAAAGTAGTTGCAAGAGCTCTCCGCGATGCAGGTATGGAAGTAATCTATACAGGCTTGCATCAAACGCCTGAGCAGGTAGTAGAATCAGCGCTACAAGAAGACGTTGACGTTATCGGCTTGAGTCTGCTTTCAGGAGCGCATTTAACGCTGTTCACTAAAGTCATGGAACTTTTGAAAAAAGAGAGTCTTGAAAATATCATAGTACTGGCAGGCGGAATAATACCTGAAGAAGATGTGACTAAACTTAAAGAAATAGGTATTGCAGAAATATTTGGTCCTGGGACCGATACAAAAGATATTGTAGAATTTATAAAAAAGAAGTTAAAGAAATGGAAATAG